The DNA segment CTTTTTCTGTTTTGGATTCTGCAGCGGGATTGGGTATTAGAGTTTTCATAAAGCCAGAATATAGGATCACTCCGCCGGTGAGTTTTGCTGAAATTGAGATTCGGATATGAAACGTTTGCTGAGATTAAGTTCTTAAAGTTAAGATTGGGTGTGTGggttaatttattttggtttaaaATACTGTGGCTTTTTTCCTGAATGTCCTGAGAGAGCTTTTAACAGAGAAGCGTATTGTTCTACAGAAAAGATGCTTTCAAAACATGTGTCTAACTGGAAACTATAGAGTCCTTGGCTTTTTGATGTTGGGTCCTCGATGCTTGTGCGTGAATACCAATCATTCTGCAGTTAGGTGCCATTTTTTAATTGGCAtgtttcctctgcgatgcgcaTTTGGACCTTGTTTTCACCATGATTACCCGTTTGGACGCTTTCTTCTTTGTGATGAGAAAGTGAAGTTTTGTTGCCACTCCTTTTGTTTTgttgtattaatattatttcctAAGTTAATTGGTTCGTTCCTAATGCTGCAATGACTATTAACAATTGTGGGAGTTTAATTTGTTctgatttttcatttttcccTATCTGGAATCACGATGGCTGGGTTGCTGAACATGTCTCGTCTTTGGTTGTCTAATTTGTTTTTTGTTGCTTTGCTTTGAAATGTTTAAGAAATTTTGGAAGATTGGCTTATGAGATGGCTATTGTAAGATTTGTTATAGCTAATAGCAGTTAGCAGGAGCAATTGATTCTATGTTATTTATGCCATGGTTGTCAAACTTGAGATTGTACTTAGGATCAGGAAGAGGTTACAAGATTTTAAATTGTGGGATTGTAACATAGATTATGATATATTACTAAACTTGTATACATTGATATGTATGcaaattaaataacataaacaatataaaacaGCTTTGAATCACACTTTAAATACTTAATTAAACTGAAGTTCTGAGTCATAGGAAGGAAACCAAGTCATTACATCATAAGTGACAAAGCAATATAATTTAAACCAGTAGGAAGTAACCTGTACTAAATAACAACTACTAAACATGAACACTTAGATGGCTTGACCTCtgatatatttttcaatttttacatCCTCGTCACTGATGCTTGACCTCTTTACTATTTTTTGCTACAAACCCAAAACATCATCAAACATTTTCTCTAATTCTATATCCCCGTCATCAAACATCTAGTTCTTTCCTCACTTCATCAGTAACACATTTATAAACACCACAATCCTTTTGGGTTCCAGCCAAACGGTGTGCTTCAAGCAGTAAACCCCTCTGATTGTGATttcttaacagaatttgcaccGAAATTTTCTAGGATCTCTTTTTAAGACATTCCATACTTTCAGGCCACATCAATACCACTTCCTGGAGCATTTTTTCCACTATTTTAGAATGCTAATTTTTTGAGGAGGCACCTCTACAGTTGGCTGCTTTAGTAGCATTTCCCTACCAAGAAGTAGCAGCTCCAACACTTGAACTCATGTTGATGATGCAACAAAGAGGAAGTGATAGGGGAGCAAAAGGAGACCTCAAAGGCAACCTGTGCAAAATACTGAAATGGAACATCCGACCCTAAAGGTAAAACACCGAAAATTGATATCTCAATCACCTTAAAGATAAACCCAAGACCCCAAAAGCTCGAATATTGAACCCATGCAAAGCACAGAAACAGAAAAATCCAAGCACCAATAAAGAACATAAAAACCCAAACACCCGAAAGTTTAAATACTGAAAAGTGAAAACCCAAGACCACTGAAGCTTGAATTAAACCTGTGCAAAACATTGGAAACAGAAAATTCTGAGAACCCAATTTTTAAACGTGTTCCTTAGCATGGTGGAGGCCTTGAGGATCAGCTGAGAATTCTCCTGTCAATGGCAAGCTAGGGTTCACGTGTGTACAAAGCAAAGAGATAGAGAAAAGTCACATATGAGTTTGAGCTCAAATGGGTTTTGGTTTCATTGTAGAAAGGGgcttgggttttaatccacaactTGAATCAACTCCTAATCGTGTGAGAATCTGACCAGAGAAATTGAACTTAAAAAATCACAGAAGTCTATAATTTTGTGATTTTACATGAATATATTACTGATCCCATCCCACAGAAACCCTATTCTGCTTGTGATTGAACTCCCACAAGCTCCATGAAATCGCAAAATCAGAAAATTTAACTTCAACTTGTGATTTTAACTAGtttgtttataaaattgttaaaCTTATATGGCTAGCTGATAAGAACCTGTTATTACTTAAATTTCATTGTTTTTGTACTGTCCCTGGCCATGTATAAAAGGATGCAAGCTCTCTATCAATGGCTTGGGTCTGTTTTGACAGTTATGGTTTTTCCAATGTTGTAATGTAGCCCCATTTGTTACCACATTCTGGAGATATTCAACGTAGCAACTTCCAGTTTGATTTTGGATTGGAGAGAAAAATCCTCTCTGAGGGAAATAAGGAAAACCCAAATTGGAGCAAGTTTGGAATGGAAAATCTTCCAAAGGTTACGGAATCAGCCTCGCCAAAGGTAACTTCTTGATTTACAGTAAATTCCAATTTATGCTGTTGCATTGCATTTGTAGGTTGTGTTAATTATGTGTTTCTCCAGAATTTATTACATGGAATTTATAGCATTACTATTTGCTAGTCCATAATATGTTTGATggtaagtgtttttttttatacatagaGACATCTTTGGTTGTTTCCAATTCTCAAACATTACTTTCTTTACAGGTTTCTGTTTCAGACCCCATTGTGAGCAAATATATTGCCATGGGGCTCAGCCGAGATGCTGTTGCCATTGCTGTTGCAAATTATGGTGATAATCCTGCCAAGGTATGTTCTTTATCCTTGTATTATTTATGGATTTATTGTTAAAATGGCAGCTCTGCCGAAAAATATGACCATTATCTGAGTTATAAGATATGCCAGATATCTTTTTCTTTGTTGATCGTGCTTATCAAATAactttctaaattatttttttgtgaaCTCAAGTGGTTTttatcttctttattttctttatgtGAAATTGTGAGTTTTTCATGTACAGTATTGATTAAACTGGTCAATTAAATAGTTATAACTTCCATGGATACTTAATACAACTTTTCTTACGTCTTGCTTGATATATTTGTCTTCTGTATCTGATCTCCCCTCCCTCTGTCTGGATGGGGTGAGTAAATGTTTAAATGCTCATGATGTGCTTTATGCTTCAATGCTATATATCTCTAAAAGTTTAGTGAGATGAGACTATTAGTTTTGACCATATTCCATTGGGGCTTTTCTACTTCACTCTTGGCTTTGCCTCTGGTTCAAATAAACTTAAACTGTCATTCGTATACTTAATTGGAGGAAAGCCCTTTCTGTGCATCGAAGGTTGTTTGGAGCATTTCCCTGATGAAGTAATTTGTTAGATATTTTGGACCTTATTTCCTATCATTCTTTAGACTAACACTGCCACAGTCCTTTATTTTGCATTGCCACTAGCCTAACTAGGACTAGCTGACAGAAGAGTATAGCAATATTCACTGCTTTAATAATTTACTGACATATTGCGTTATTCATTTGAAGATTCCGGAATTTGTAAAGAGCTATACTCTTCTGCGTGAAATGGGATTTTCGTCGACCAGCGTTGCTGAAGCCTTGGTTATGTATGATAATGATACTGACAAGGCATTAGCTCATTTCCTTAACGGTTCATCATGAACACGCAGAAGTATATATTTTAGGCATcatttattgataaataatagaTTGGTGTGTTTTTAGATgataaataatagtaaaatttagtgatatatgtaaattttattGTCTATAAAGCTGCTCCTCTTGTTTTAGTTGTGTGGGAGAAGGGGATTCTCAATAGTTTAAGTGTTTGTATAGAGAATACAAATAAAAACCCTATTTTAATATTCGTGTACACTTATTACATTTATCTTAGAAATGcaatgttgtttttttttattaaaatctaTTATTACTGTTACCGTAGCAACGCCATTTTGATGGACGAACCAAGATAGAGAATTTAAAATAAGTCCTTATGTTGAGTGCTGAATCGTGAGTGTCGATGGAGTAAActcttgtaaaaaaaaaagaataactattgatttaaatatatttttttttcttcatttataataatatatttttactttttgatCCACTGTAAGATTTCTTCCATTTTACTTTTTCCTTCCCCCCCTTTCCCGTCAAATACACGTACAGCAACATGTATGTGTTTCCCAACAACTTCGATTAGAACCATTATTAGAAAAagaattatgaaaaaatttatagaaaatttaaaatcatcTTAACTAAGGGCCCTTTAAGTACATTTTTGCTTCTGATGCTTTTTTGACGATGAAATTAAGCCCAAACTGAAGCTTATAATTTAAGGGACTGAGAAGGAGTTTGATGTCtaatatttacaaatttttgTTTATCTGAATATGATCAAAATCTAGACTCGCAGAAGTAGTGCGTGGCGGTTGATGGGGAAAAGAAGCATTAGAAATAATGTGACCCATTAACCACTTTGATTATAAGTAGCAGGTAGAGACTGGGACGGCTGAGCTGTTGTGTTTTGGAACCAGCAGAGCAGACAGCTCAACCGCAACAATAACTTCTAAACAACTGCGCAGAGAGCTCCTGTAAATAACACATAATTTTCAGTTCTAACTGCCATTcaaaaatttatatacaaaattaattttgtttatccaatatataaattataatttcatattattatttccttccaatttaattaaaattgaataataataataaagaagtaatcaaataatttatatttgagtTAGTTTAATTTAGTTCTTAAGTTTGACAAAATTcgtaatttttttgtaattttagtcTTTTGATTTTTTAGTTATCTATAGTTTTAATTCCTTGATTTATTTATGCACAATTGTAATTCTTTAATCTTTAATTATTCTtaactttgttttgtttttaaaacccATGACAATGGTGATTCTTTTACAAGATTGAAAAAGATAGGGATCTGTTAG comes from the Phaseolus vulgaris cultivar G19833 chromosome 8, P. vulgaris v2.0, whole genome shotgun sequence genome and includes:
- the LOC137824358 gene encoding uncharacterized protein, which translates into the protein MDYDFRTGPPLYNSSSSPSSHQMYPKIAPHGHAAARPSHPHHSSPPSSSPGLGIRVFIKPEYRITPPPHLLPHSGDIQRSNFQFDFGLERKILSEGNKENPNWSKFGMENLPKVTESASPKVSVSDPIVSKYIAMGLSRDAVAIAVANYGDNPAKIPEFVKSYTLLREMGFSSTSVAEALVMYDNDTDKALAHFLNGSS